Proteins encoded together in one Lathamus discolor isolate bLatDis1 chromosome 3, bLatDis1.hap1, whole genome shotgun sequence window:
- the FAP gene encoding prolyl endopeptidase FAP isoform X2, with translation MKTRLKIIFGVVICLLLSILLMCIILLPSRVVNTDDGPRALTLEDYLNGNFQYKTFFPYWVSDNEYLHQSAEDDIILYNVEMNYPTTIMTNSTMKQVNASNYVLSSDKYFIALESNYSKLWRYSYTASYHIYDLIYGGFVTENQLPHKIQYISWSPVGHKLVYVYQNNIYLKRSPREAPIKITTDGKQNEIFNGIPDWVYEEEMLATKYALWWSPSGKYLAYVQFNDTDIPVIEYSYFGEDQYPRKIIIPYPKAGAKNPTVKVFIVDTINAEAFGPKKVPVPAVIASSDHYFTWLTWVTDRRVCVQWLKRIQNFSVLAICDFKENSNTWDCPENQQHIEESQTGWAGGFFVSAPYFTSDSSSYYKIFSDKNGYKHIHYINGSVENAIQITSGEWEAIYIFRVTNDAIFYSSNEFEGYPGRRNIYKISIGSRPIRKQCITCNLRKERCQYYTARFSEHSKYYALICYGPGIPISTLFENYGDRELRVLEDNWELQSALQNIQLPKEEINKLEVDGITLWYKMLLPPQFDRSKKYPLLIQVYGGPCSQNVKETFSISWITYLASKEGIVVILVDGRGTAYQGDKILHAVYRRLGVYEVEDQISAVKKFIEMGFIDEKRIAIWGWHLSTQNDLWVCL, from the exons ATGAAG ACCcggctaaaaataatttttggcgTGGTTATATGCCTTTTGCTTTCCATATTACTGATGTGTATTATACTGCTTCCATCAAGAG TTGTCAACACAGATGATGGACCCAGAGCCCTTACACTGGAGGACTACCTGAATGGAAACTTCcaatataaaacattttttccataTTGGGTGTCAG ACAATGAATATCTTCATCAGTCTGCAGAAGATGACATTATACTCTACAATGTTGAAATGAATTACCCAACTACCATCATGACTAACAGCACAATG AAACAAGTGAATGCTTCAAATTATGTGTTGTCATCTGACAAATATTTCATAGCTCTGGAAAGCAATTATTCAAAG CTGTGGAGATACTCTTATACAGCATCATACCACATTTATGATCTCATATATGG tggTTTTGTAACAGAAAATCAGCTTCCACATAAAATTCAGTATATATCCTGGTCACCCGTTGGACACAAATTG GTATATGTATATCAGAATAATATCTACTTGAAACGAAGTCCAAGAGAGGCACCAATTAAAATAACTACTGatggaaaacagaatgaaatatttaatgggATTCCTGACTGGGTCTATGAAG aggaAATGCTAGCGACAAAATATGCATTGTGGTGGTCTCCAAGTGGAAAGTATTTAGCATATGTACAATTTAATGATACTGACATACCAGTTATTGAATATTCATATTTTGGTGAGGACCAGTAtcctagaaaaataattatcccCTACCCAAAG GCTGGGGCTAAAAATCCTACTGTTAAAGTGTTTATTGTAGACACTATTAATGCTGAAGCATTTGGTCCTAAGAAGGTGCCAGTTCCTGCAGTCATAGCATCAAG tgATCACTATTTTACTTGGCTTACTTGGGTAACAGATAGACGAGTCTGTGTGCAATGGCTAAAGAGAATCCAGAATTTTTCAGTCTTAGCTATTTGTGACTtcaaagaaaattcaaatacaTGGGACTGTCCAGAG aatcAACAGCACATAGAAGAGAGTCAAACAGGATGGGCAGGCGGG ttctttgttTCTGCACCATATTTTACATCAGACAGCAGTTCATATTACAAAATTTTTAGTGACAAAAATGGTTATAAGCATATTCATTACATCAATGGCTCTGTG GAGAATGCAATCCAAATTACAAGTGGAGAATGGGAAGCAATATACATTTTCAGAGTAACAAATGATGCAAT TTTCTATTCAAGCAATGAATTTGAAGGCTATCCAGGAAGAAGGAATATTTACAA aatcAGTATTGGAAGTAGACCTATCAGAAAACAATGCATTACTTGCAATTTAAGGAAAGAGAGATGCCAGTATTATACAGCAAGGTTCAGTGAACATTCTAAGTATTACGCCTTGATCTGTTATG GTCCTGGGATTCCCATTTCTACTCTTTTTGAGAACTACGGTGATAGAG AGCTCAGAGTATTGGAAGACAATTGGGAATTGCAGTCTGCTTTGCAAAATATCCAACTgccaaaagaagaaattaataaactTGAAGTGGATGGTATAA CTTTGTGGTACAAAATGCTTCTACCCCCCCAGTTTGATAGATCCAAGAAGTACCCTCTGCTTATTCAGGT GTATGGAGGACCCTGCAGTCAGAATGTAAAGGAAACATTTAGCATTAGCTGGATAACCTATCTTGCAAGCAAAGAGGGAATTGTTGTTATTCTAGTGGATGGCAGAGGGACAGCTTATCAAGGTGACAAGATTTTGCATGCAGTATATCGAAGACTTGGAGTCTATGAAGTTGAGGACCAAATCTCAGCAGTGAA gaAATTTATAGAAATGGGTTTTATTGATGAGAAACGAATAGCAATATGGGGCTGG